The following coding sequences are from one Nonlabens arenilitoris window:
- a CDS encoding class I SAM-dependent methyltransferase: MDLEKAFEINKETWNKKTAVHFESEFYDKDAFAKAKNSLNTYELTALGDVKGKKLLHLQCHFGQDTLSWAHKGAEVTGVDISDEAIKLARKLSKELDIPAQFVCCNVLETSDYVEDKFDIIFTSYGTIGWLPDLKPWAQMISERLKSGGIFYIADFHPIAWMYDYNVTPPVMKYHYAREEAIYDEYEGTYANNTSKIISKEYGWNHSLSEVVQSLLNAGLDIDLLTEHDGSPYNVFPNMKLQDDGLYYLEDGLYPIIFEVRARKA, translated from the coding sequence ATGGATCTTGAAAAAGCTTTTGAAATAAATAAAGAAACTTGGAATAAAAAGACAGCTGTACATTTTGAGAGTGAGTTCTATGATAAGGACGCTTTCGCGAAAGCGAAGAATTCTCTTAATACTTATGAATTAACGGCACTAGGTGATGTAAAAGGTAAAAAGTTGCTGCATTTACAATGTCATTTTGGTCAGGATACCTTGAGCTGGGCACATAAAGGCGCTGAAGTTACAGGAGTAGATATAAGTGATGAGGCTATAAAACTAGCTCGTAAATTGAGTAAAGAGCTAGATATACCTGCGCAATTTGTGTGCTGTAATGTGCTTGAAACATCAGATTATGTTGAAGATAAATTTGATATCATCTTTACCAGTTATGGTACTATAGGCTGGTTGCCAGATCTAAAGCCATGGGCACAGATGATAAGTGAACGCTTAAAATCAGGCGGAATTTTCTATATAGCAGATTTTCATCCTATCGCCTGGATGTATGATTACAATGTGACACCGCCGGTTATGAAATATCACTATGCGAGAGAAGAAGCCATATATGATGAATATGAAGGTACTTATGCAAATAATACATCTAAAATAATTAGTAAGGAGTATGGCTGGAATCACAGCCTGAGTGAAGTAGTACAGTCACTCTTAAATGCTGGACTTGATATAGATTTGCTTACTGAGCATGATGGAAGTCCCTATAATGTTTTTCCAAACATGAAGTTGCAGGATGATGGATTGTATTATCTAGAAGATGGATTGTATCCTATAATCTTTGAAGTAAGAGCTAGAAAGGCATAA
- a CDS encoding TonB-dependent receptor domain-containing protein, which produces MKLKDYSILLLMILTWSVSYAQAYQITGTVTDRITGTAIENVAIYDKNAGQLAITDLNGKYRFSTTQNQLTLIWFSYEYVVYEESININTDLVKDVQLQQLGEELTAIELTVRKEKIFQLERLKDVEGTSIYAGKKTEVVLIENSTANLAANNARQIFNQVAGLNIYQNDDAGLQLNIGGRGLDPNRTANFNTRQNGYDISADVLGYPESYYAPPAEGLKSIQVIRGAASLQYGTQFGGLVNFVMKEPHPSKSLELITRNTIGSNGLYTNFTSLSGTSGKWSYYTFFNYKKGDGFRPNSQFESKNVYAHIGYQFSDQTKVTGEITYLNYLAQQAGGLNDRQFEDDPFQSNRERNWFEVDWFLYNLKFSHDFTEDTKFTFNAFGLQAQRNALGFRTNRVDQVDPGNERDLIKGDFNNYGAEARLLSHYNLAGKKNIFLIGSKFYKANNTSTQGPGSDGSDADFNFRFDEFPNYSNQNDFIYPNLNISLFGENIFYANDKLSFTPGFRLEYIKTESEGFTREIRTDAAGNVIFNEIIDENRSNERAFALLGLGTSYKPTDAVEFYGNISQNYRSVTFTDISTINPAFEINPNIDDEKGFTADIGARGNINNFVSYDASAFALFYNDRIGFTQVVSNDGRVKSQRGNVGDAVIYGLESLVDLNLQKLFIKNRDYKFNLFFNTSLVSSEYTNSDANGIEGNKVEFIPEVNFKTGIQLGYKNFLSSIQYSYLSQQFTDATNATDGNLSGVIGAIPAYDVLDFSTSYKYNRFKLEAGINNVLDNSYFTRRATGYPGPGIITSPNRNYYVTLEIKI; this is translated from the coding sequence ATGAAATTAAAGGATTATAGTATTTTACTATTAATGATACTGACCTGGTCTGTGTCATATGCACAAGCTTACCAAATTACGGGTACAGTTACTGATCGCATCACTGGTACAGCCATTGAAAATGTAGCCATCTATGATAAAAACGCTGGGCAACTAGCCATAACTGATCTAAATGGAAAGTATCGTTTTTCAACCACACAAAATCAGTTAACACTCATCTGGTTCAGTTATGAATATGTTGTGTATGAAGAATCTATAAATATTAATACAGACCTTGTAAAAGATGTACAATTACAGCAACTAGGTGAAGAGCTAACAGCAATTGAGTTAACGGTACGTAAAGAAAAAATATTTCAACTAGAACGTTTAAAAGATGTTGAAGGAACTTCTATATATGCTGGTAAAAAAACAGAAGTTGTCCTGATTGAAAATTCTACTGCAAACCTAGCGGCAAATAACGCGCGTCAAATATTTAATCAAGTAGCTGGCCTAAACATTTATCAAAATGATGATGCCGGTTTACAATTAAACATAGGCGGCCGTGGACTAGACCCTAATAGAACCGCAAACTTTAATACGAGACAAAATGGTTATGACATCAGTGCAGATGTGCTGGGTTATCCAGAGAGTTACTATGCTCCACCTGCAGAAGGTTTAAAGAGTATTCAAGTAATACGTGGTGCAGCATCCTTGCAATACGGCACACAATTCGGTGGTCTAGTAAATTTTGTTATGAAAGAACCTCATCCATCTAAATCTCTAGAGCTTATCACTAGAAACACTATAGGATCTAATGGGCTATACACTAACTTTACCAGCCTAAGCGGCACCAGTGGTAAATGGAGTTATTATACTTTTTTCAATTATAAAAAAGGCGATGGTTTTAGACCTAATTCTCAGTTTGAATCAAAAAATGTGTATGCTCACATCGGTTATCAATTTAGTGATCAGACTAAGGTAACAGGAGAGATCACATATCTTAATTACCTAGCACAGCAGGCTGGTGGTCTTAATGATCGACAATTTGAAGATGATCCTTTTCAAAGCAATAGAGAACGTAACTGGTTTGAAGTAGATTGGTTTTTATACAATCTTAAGTTCTCTCATGATTTTACTGAAGACACAAAATTCACATTTAACGCATTTGGACTGCAAGCACAACGTAATGCGTTAGGTTTCAGAACAAATCGTGTCGATCAAGTTGATCCAGGTAATGAAAGAGATTTAATAAAAGGAGATTTTAATAATTATGGAGCCGAAGCTCGATTATTAAGCCACTACAATCTTGCTGGAAAGAAAAATATTTTCTTAATCGGTTCTAAGTTTTATAAAGCAAACAACACAAGTACTCAAGGTCCTGGAAGCGATGGTAGCGATGCAGATTTCAACTTCAGATTTGATGAGTTTCCTAACTACTCAAATCAAAATGACTTTATTTATCCCAATTTAAATATTTCTCTATTTGGTGAAAACATCTTTTATGCAAACGATAAACTTTCTTTTACACCAGGCTTCAGACTAGAATATATAAAAACCGAAAGTGAAGGATTTACAAGAGAAATAAGAACGGACGCTGCAGGCAATGTCATCTTTAATGAAATAATTGACGAAAATAGATCTAATGAAAGGGCATTTGCCTTACTAGGATTAGGAACTAGTTATAAACCTACTGACGCTGTAGAATTTTATGGTAACATTTCACAAAACTATAGGTCAGTAACATTTACAGACATAAGCACCATAAATCCAGCTTTTGAGATTAACCCAAATATAGATGATGAGAAAGGTTTTACAGCAGATATAGGTGCACGTGGTAATATTAATAACTTCGTTTCTTATGACGCTAGTGCGTTTGCCTTATTTTATAATGACCGTATAGGTTTTACTCAGGTTGTATCCAATGATGGTCGTGTAAAAAGTCAACGTGGTAATGTAGGTGACGCAGTTATCTATGGTTTAGAAAGCCTGGTTGACCTCAACTTACAGAAATTATTCATTAAAAATCGAGATTATAAATTCAATCTATTTTTCAACACTTCTCTAGTAAGTTCAGAGTACACAAATTCTGATGCAAACGGTATTGAAGGTAATAAGGTAGAATTTATACCAGAAGTTAATTTTAAAACCGGAATTCAATTAGGATATAAAAATTTCTTATCCAGTATACAGTACTCTTACTTATCACAACAATTTACAGATGCAACAAATGCAACTGATGGAAATTTAAGTGGTGTGATAGGTGCCATACCTGCTTATGATGTGTTAGATTTCTCAACATCATATAAATACAATCGCTTTAAACTAGAAGCTGGAATTAATAACGTACTAGACAATTCCTATTTTACAAGAAGAGCAACCGGTTATCCAGGACCAGGAATTATCACCTCGCCTAACCGTAATTACTATGTAACTCTAGAGATTAAGATCTAA
- a CDS encoding HTTM domain-containing protein: MKKTILTYLDKNTSAAPLAVFRIGFGVMMFYSIIRFAAHGWINSLYIEPQFHFSYFGFEWAKPLGTFTYLLFTICGLTAFFIAIGFKYRLSIILFFLSFTYIELMDKTTYLNHYYFISLLSFLMIFLPANRYFSLDYNKTKTNNLTTPSIPQWSIDSIKLLLSIVYFYAGLAKINSDWLLKAMPLKIWLPSKYDLPFLGNIMQQEWVHYAFSWTGMIYDLLIPFLLLYKKTRLWAFIAVIIFHVLTRVLFPIGMFPFIMIVSALVFFDSKLHENIIAFLKKQLSPLSFLLTPLSRKRTGHTPYEIKFKNIIIPVLVIFFTFQLLFPWRYLTYPGELFWTEEGYRFSWRVMLMEKMGNAQFKIVDASGQSFYIQNDDFLTSFQEKQMSFQPDFILEYAHFLGDHYSAQGYKNVQVYVDCYAALNGRTSRRLIDPTTDLYQIKDSFQHKDWILPLEDEIKGL; encoded by the coding sequence ATGAAAAAAACGATACTGACATATCTAGATAAGAACACATCTGCTGCGCCATTAGCGGTTTTCCGCATTGGATTTGGAGTCATGATGTTTTATAGTATTATAAGATTTGCTGCACATGGATGGATCAATAGCCTTTACATAGAACCTCAATTTCATTTCTCATATTTTGGATTTGAATGGGCAAAACCTCTAGGCACATTCACTTATTTATTATTTACTATTTGCGGTTTAACCGCTTTTTTTATTGCCATAGGATTTAAATATAGGTTATCTATTATCCTGTTTTTCTTAAGCTTCACTTATATAGAGTTGATGGATAAAACTACTTATTTAAATCACTATTACTTTATTAGCCTACTTAGTTTTTTGATGATTTTTTTACCAGCAAACCGCTATTTTTCCCTAGACTATAATAAAACAAAAACTAACAATCTAACCACACCATCCATACCACAATGGAGTATTGATAGCATAAAACTACTATTAAGTATTGTCTATTTTTATGCTGGACTAGCAAAAATCAATAGCGACTGGCTCTTAAAAGCCATGCCTTTAAAAATATGGCTACCTTCAAAATACGACTTACCATTTCTGGGTAACATCATGCAACAAGAATGGGTACATTATGCATTTAGTTGGACTGGCATGATCTATGACTTGCTCATCCCTTTTCTATTACTTTATAAAAAAACAAGGCTTTGGGCATTCATAGCTGTGATTATATTTCATGTATTGACACGTGTATTGTTTCCTATAGGAATGTTTCCATTTATAATGATTGTAAGTGCCTTGGTATTTTTTGACAGTAAATTGCATGAAAATATAATAGCCTTTCTAAAAAAACAATTGAGCCCATTAAGCTTTTTATTAACTCCGCTTTCGCGAAAGCGTACTGGTCATACACCATATGAAATTAAATTTAAAAATATCATTATACCAGTATTAGTTATATTTTTCACATTCCAACTACTATTCCCATGGCGCTACCTTACCTATCCCGGTGAATTGTTCTGGACTGAAGAAGGTTATAGATTCTCGTGGCGAGTGATGTTAATGGAGAAAATGGGAAATGCACAATTCAAAATAGTCGACGCATCAGGACAGTCATTTTACATACAAAATGATGATTTTTTAACGTCTTTTCAAGAGAAACAAATGAGCTTTCAACCAGATTTTATTTTAGAATATGCTCATTTTTTAGGGGATCACTACAGCGCACAAGGTTATAAAAATGTACAAGTTTATGTAGACTGTTATGCCGCGTTAAATGGAAGGACCAGCCGCAGATTAATAGATCCTACAACAGATCTATACCAGATTAAAGATTCATTCCAGCACAAAGACTGGATATTACCACTAGAAGATGAAATTAAAGGATTATAG
- a CDS encoding imelysin family protein: MKIKQLALALFSVILISSCTESNDDSANGSSDNFDRKSLLENAADNIIIPALQDLDSDLVALKASKEIFIATPNQTNLDNLRTDWLAAYKTWQYVEMFNIGKAEEILYSFQMNIYPTNTTDIQNNIASGTYDLTSPNNNDAVGFPAIDYLLYGLGNDDSAIIDFYTTDSNALGYKNYLSDIIDQMHILTTTVLTDWTSSYRDIFVNSTANTASSSVNMLINDFIFYYEKGLRANKVGIPAGVFSTTPLADKVEGLYSKVYSKELALTALQAVQDFFNGRAYNNSTNGISYASYVTLLRDNSGTSDLTASINSQIEAARTELNQLDNNLFDQVNNNNVAMLMTYDELQRVTVMLKVDMLQTLNISVDYVDADGD, translated from the coding sequence ATGAAGATCAAACAATTAGCTTTAGCCCTGTTTTCTGTAATACTGATCAGCTCATGTACTGAATCTAATGACGATTCTGCTAACGGTTCATCAGACAACTTTGACAGAAAATCGCTTTTAGAAAATGCAGCAGATAACATTATCATACCTGCTTTACAAGATTTGGATTCTGACTTAGTTGCTTTAAAAGCTTCAAAAGAAATTTTTATAGCGACGCCTAATCAGACTAATCTTGATAATTTAAGAACTGACTGGCTAGCAGCTTATAAAACATGGCAGTACGTTGAGATGTTTAACATTGGTAAGGCTGAAGAAATTCTATATAGTTTCCAGATGAATATCTATCCTACAAATACGACTGATATCCAAAACAACATAGCATCTGGAACCTATGACCTTACCAGTCCTAATAATAATGACGCTGTAGGCTTTCCTGCAATAGACTACTTACTATACGGTTTAGGTAATGACGACAGTGCTATAATAGACTTTTACACCACTGACAGCAACGCACTAGGATACAAAAATTACCTAAGTGATATTATTGATCAAATGCATATACTTACCACAACTGTATTAACTGACTGGACTAGTTCTTATAGAGATATATTTGTAAACAGCACTGCAAATACAGCTTCAAGCTCTGTAAACATGCTGATTAACGATTTCATTTTTTATTATGAAAAGGGATTGCGTGCAAATAAAGTAGGAATACCTGCAGGAGTTTTTTCAACAACACCACTTGCAGATAAAGTTGAAGGATTATACAGTAAAGTTTATTCTAAAGAACTTGCCCTAACTGCTCTACAAGCGGTTCAAGACTTCTTTAATGGTAGAGCTTATAATAACTCAACCAATGGTATAAGCTATGCAAGTTATGTGACTCTATTAAGAGATAACAGTGGAACTTCTGACCTTACAGCCTCTATAAATAGTCAGATAGAAGCCGCCAGAACTGAACTTAATCAACTGGATAATAATTTATTTGATCAGGTAAATAATAATAATGTTGCTATGTTAATGACTTATGATGAACTACAACGTGTCACCGTTATGTTAAAAGTAGACATGTTACAAACACTTAATATAAGTGTAGATTATGTCGATGCTGATGGTGATTAA
- a CDS encoding DUF4856 domain-containing protein, translated as MTLRKISLIATAVLAIFLTTSCDNDDDMTANNVIAPATYSFTRGTESTVSYSGQTTRIAMAEEIKTAFKETTTTETQLANMFAHVAGSNDFSDADLNASDKSVRSKVAASADYFSSNATDAAAIRADFDNYISSQVNDIFPAWNNTASAGVPGQIQQAGGGTIRYVNAKGLEYDQAFAKGLLGALMSDQILNNYLSTTVLDESTNRADNDNDILVSGKNYTNMEHKWDEAFGYLYGAEPDATAPVLDQDSFLSEYIDRVESDADFAGIASTIYDAFKLGRQAIVDKNYSVRDEQAAIIRENISLIPAVRAVFYLQNGKDNLTTDPARAFHGLSEAYGFIYSLQFTRNPITDAPYFSKTEVDNYLNQLMTGNGFWDVTPATLDQISDDIAARFNFTTTQASN; from the coding sequence ATGACTCTTAGAAAAATATCTTTAATCGCTACTGCTGTCCTAGCTATCTTTCTTACCACTTCATGTGATAATGATGATGACATGACTGCTAACAATGTAATTGCACCTGCAACTTATTCATTCACTAGAGGAACTGAAAGTACCGTTAGTTACTCTGGTCAGACCACACGCATAGCAATGGCAGAAGAAATTAAAACGGCTTTTAAAGAAACTACCACTACAGAAACGCAATTAGCTAACATGTTTGCTCATGTAGCAGGATCTAATGATTTTAGCGACGCAGACCTAAACGCATCTGATAAAAGTGTACGCAGTAAAGTTGCTGCCAGTGCTGACTATTTTTCTAGCAACGCTACAGATGCTGCTGCGATTAGAGCAGATTTTGATAACTATATATCATCCCAAGTAAATGACATATTCCCTGCATGGAACAACACTGCTAGTGCTGGTGTACCAGGACAGATTCAACAAGCTGGTGGCGGTACCATTAGATACGTTAATGCCAAAGGTCTAGAATATGATCAAGCATTTGCTAAAGGTCTTTTAGGAGCTTTAATGTCTGACCAGATTTTAAATAATTATTTGAGTACAACCGTACTTGACGAAAGCACAAACAGAGCAGATAATGATAATGATATATTAGTATCAGGTAAAAACTATACTAATATGGAGCACAAATGGGATGAAGCATTTGGATACTTATATGGAGCAGAACCAGATGCAACCGCGCCTGTTTTAGATCAAGACAGCTTTTTAAGTGAATATATCGATCGTGTAGAAAGTGATGCAGATTTTGCTGGTATAGCAAGTACAATCTATGATGCTTTTAAATTAGGACGTCAAGCAATTGTTGATAAAAATTATAGTGTAAGAGATGAGCAAGCGGCTATAATTAGAGAGAACATCTCATTAATTCCTGCTGTAAGAGCTGTGTTTTACTTACAAAACGGAAAAGACAACTTGACAACAGATCCTGCAAGAGCTTTTCATGGATTATCTGAAGCTTACGGATTTATCTATAGTCTTCAATTCACACGTAATCCTATTACTGATGCCCCTTATTTTAGTAAGACCGAAGTAGATAACTATTTAAATCAATTAATGACTGGAAATGGTTTCTGGGACGTTACTCCTGCTACTTTAGATCAAATATCAGATGATATCGCAGCAAGGTTTAATTTCACTACCACACAAGCTAGTAATTAA
- the guaB gene encoding IMP dehydrogenase, protein MISHDSKFLGEGLTYDDVLLVPAYSEVLPREVSIKTKFSRNITLNAPVISAAMDTVTESRMAIAMAQEGGIGILHKNMSIEAQAQKVRRVKRAESGMIIDPVTLTIEATIGDAKASMREHSIGGIPIVDEAGFIKGIVTNRDLRFEKDNSRSVTDVMTSENLITAKAGTSLHDAEAILQEYKIEKLLVVDDQDKLVGLITFRDITKLTLKPNANKDQYGRLRVAAAIGVTGDAVDRAGALVDAGVDAVVIDTAHGHTKGVVDVLKKVKAAYPDLDVVVGNVATAEAAKYLADAGADAVKVGIGPGSICTTRVVAGVGFPQLSAVMEAAHALKGTGVPVIADGGIRYTGDIPKAIAAGADCVMLGSMLAGTTESPGETIIYDGRKFKSYRGMGSVEAMQHGSKDRYFQDVEDDIKKLVPEGIVGRVPYKGDLVESMTQFIGGLRAGMGYCGAGDIESLKNNGRFVKITAAGVHESHPHDVTITKEAPNYSRK, encoded by the coding sequence ATGATTTCCCACGATTCTAAATTTCTAGGTGAAGGTTTAACCTATGACGATGTACTTCTTGTACCTGCTTATAGTGAGGTGCTCCCTCGAGAAGTAAGTATAAAAACAAAATTTTCAAGAAATATTACACTTAATGCACCTGTAATTAGTGCAGCTATGGATACGGTAACAGAAAGCCGTATGGCTATCGCTATGGCGCAAGAAGGTGGAATAGGGATCTTGCATAAGAACATGTCTATAGAAGCTCAAGCTCAAAAAGTACGACGTGTAAAAAGGGCTGAGAGCGGTATGATTATCGATCCAGTTACTCTAACCATAGAGGCCACGATAGGTGATGCTAAGGCTAGTATGAGAGAACACAGTATAGGTGGAATACCTATTGTTGATGAAGCTGGTTTTATAAAAGGAATCGTTACTAATAGAGATTTAAGGTTTGAAAAAGATAATAGTCGCTCTGTTACAGATGTGATGACATCAGAGAATTTAATCACCGCAAAAGCAGGCACATCCTTACATGATGCTGAAGCTATATTACAAGAATATAAAATAGAAAAATTATTAGTAGTAGATGATCAGGACAAGTTAGTTGGTCTTATAACCTTTAGGGATATTACTAAACTAACTTTAAAGCCTAATGCTAATAAAGATCAGTACGGCCGTTTAAGAGTGGCAGCTGCAATAGGTGTTACAGGAGATGCTGTTGATAGAGCTGGTGCTTTAGTAGATGCAGGAGTAGATGCCGTTGTTATCGATACCGCACATGGTCATACTAAAGGTGTGGTAGATGTTCTTAAAAAAGTAAAAGCAGCTTATCCAGATTTAGATGTTGTAGTAGGTAACGTTGCTACTGCTGAAGCTGCAAAATATTTAGCAGATGCTGGTGCAGATGCTGTAAAGGTAGGTATAGGTCCTGGATCTATATGTACAACACGTGTTGTTGCTGGTGTAGGTTTTCCACAATTAAGTGCTGTTATGGAGGCTGCTCATGCGTTAAAAGGTACTGGAGTTCCTGTAATCGCAGATGGTGGAATACGTTATACTGGTGATATCCCTAAAGCAATAGCGGCTGGAGCAGATTGTGTGATGCTGGGCTCTATGCTAGCTGGTACTACAGAGTCTCCAGGAGAAACCATAATATATGATGGGCGTAAATTTAAATCTTATCGTGGTATGGGATCTGTTGAGGCCATGCAACATGGTTCAAAAGATCGTTATTTCCAAGATGTTGAAGATGATATTAAAAAGTTAGTTCCAGAAGGTATTGTAGGTCGTGTGCCATATAAAGGTGATCTAGTAGAAAGCATGACGCAATTTATAGGTGGTTTGCGTGCAGGAATGGGTTATTGTGGAGCTGGTGATATAGAATCACTTAAAAATAATGGTCGCTTTGTGAAAATCACAGCAGCTGGTGTTCATGAAAGTCATCCGCATGACGTTACTATTACAAAAGAGGCACCTAATTATAGTCGTAAATAA
- a CDS encoding fumarylacetoacetate hydrolase family protein yields MKIICIGRNYTEHIAELQNERPTEPVVFLKPDTSILLHKQPFFIPTFSNDVHHEVEVVVRINRIGKHIDKKFAHKYYNEIGLGIDFTARDVQQRCKEKGLPWEKAKSFDGASVVSREFVDKEELGDLNKLSFELYKNDNLQQSGDTSHMLWKIDEIIEHVSQYFTLKIGDLIFTGTPAGVSKVAENDVLKGVLAGREMFQIKVK; encoded by the coding sequence ATGAAAATAATTTGCATCGGGCGTAATTATACAGAGCATATAGCAGAGCTCCAAAATGAGCGACCTACTGAGCCAGTTGTGTTTTTAAAACCAGACACTTCTATTTTACTACATAAACAGCCGTTTTTCATACCTACATTCTCAAATGATGTTCATCACGAGGTTGAAGTAGTAGTACGTATTAATCGTATCGGTAAGCATATCGATAAAAAATTTGCACATAAATATTATAATGAAATCGGTCTAGGAATTGATTTTACGGCAAGAGATGTACAACAACGTTGTAAAGAAAAAGGATTACCTTGGGAAAAGGCTAAGTCTTTTGATGGAGCTAGTGTTGTTTCAAGAGAGTTTGTTGATAAAGAAGAATTAGGTGATTTAAATAAATTATCTTTTGAACTATATAAAAACGATAACTTGCAGCAAAGTGGTGATACTAGTCATATGCTTTGGAAAATAGATGAAATTATCGAGCATGTCTCTCAATACTTCACACTTAAAATAGGAGATCTTATTTTTACAGGAACTCCGGCAGGCGTTTCTAAAGTCGCTGAGAATGATGTTTTAAAAGGAGTTCTAGCTGGTAGAGAAATGTTCCAGATTAAAGTAAAATGA
- a CDS encoding Hpt domain-containing protein — MKQTLYDLQKLKELSDNDAGFIKDMVNMFITEIPKDLEHLAVAIIDDDRARVHEYAHKMKPSIDMFGLDCLSDILIIEAWGKSNDEMEIKEHFMRVNQELDMALIQLKRDF; from the coding sequence ATGAAACAAACACTATACGATCTACAAAAGTTAAAAGAGTTATCTGATAACGATGCAGGCTTTATCAAAGACATGGTAAACATGTTTATAACTGAAATTCCTAAAGATCTTGAACATCTTGCGGTCGCTATAATTGATGATGATAGAGCGCGAGTGCACGAGTACGCTCATAAAATGAAACCCAGTATTGATATGTTTGGTCTGGACTGCCTGTCAGACATATTGATTATTGAAGCTTGGGGAAAATCAAATGATGAAATGGAAATTAAAGAACATTTCATGCGTGTAAATCAAGAGTTAGATATGGCACTTATACAACTTAAAAGAGATTTTTAA
- a CDS encoding CinA family nicotinamide mononucleotide deamidase-related protein, with translation MQATIITIGDEILIGQIVDTNSAWMSHELNKIGVNVYEIISISDDRDHILSAFAKAKQQSDIVLVTGGLGPTKDDITKKTICEFFDDHLELNQEVLDHVTRLFKEYVKAPMVDMNKDQALVPSRAQVISNQYGTAPGMWIEDEETIFVSMPGVPFEMKALMSDGVIPKILNIGELPFIHHRTILTAGQGESTIATRLEQWENNLPAHIKLAYLPSLGTVRLRLSSRGMDKDFILRTVDDQIKQLYVLINDVIVGESNDESLVHAVVHLLKEKSKTVATAESCTGGKIASLITEIPGASKVFMGSTVTYATQSKVDMLGVDPAIIEKYSVVSEQVALEMASKARIKFKSDYAVATTGNAGPTQGDSDAPVGTVYIGIATPEKAYALRFMMGNHRERVVQKTINKALELLQKELIGQ, from the coding sequence ATGCAAGCAACTATAATTACTATAGGAGACGAAATTCTTATAGGACAAATTGTAGATACTAACTCTGCATGGATGTCACATGAACTCAATAAAATAGGAGTAAATGTGTATGAGATCATATCTATTAGTGATGATAGGGATCATATTCTTTCCGCTTTCGCGAAAGCGAAACAACAATCAGACATCGTTCTTGTAACTGGAGGATTAGGTCCGACTAAAGATGACATAACTAAGAAGACAATTTGCGAGTTTTTTGATGATCATCTGGAATTAAATCAAGAAGTTTTAGATCATGTAACAAGGTTGTTTAAAGAATATGTAAAGGCACCTATGGTTGACATGAATAAAGATCAAGCATTAGTACCGTCTAGAGCGCAGGTAATATCTAATCAGTACGGTACTGCGCCAGGTATGTGGATTGAAGATGAAGAAACCATTTTTGTATCCATGCCAGGTGTGCCATTTGAAATGAAGGCTTTAATGTCTGATGGTGTTATACCAAAAATTCTCAATATAGGTGAATTACCATTTATACATCACCGTACGATTCTTACAGCAGGTCAAGGAGAAAGTACAATAGCTACACGATTAGAGCAATGGGAAAATAACTTACCTGCTCATATTAAACTTGCTTATTTGCCCAGTTTAGGAACTGTACGTTTAAGATTGTCCTCTCGAGGAATGGATAAAGATTTTATTCTTAGAACGGTTGATGATCAAATTAAGCAGCTTTATGTACTTATAAATGATGTTATTGTAGGAGAAAGTAATGATGAGAGTTTAGTTCATGCAGTAGTTCATCTTTTAAAAGAGAAAAGTAAAACGGTTGCGACGGCTGAGAGTTGTACAGGTGGTAAAATAGCGAGTCTTATCACAGAAATTCCTGGAGCATCAAAAGTATTTATGGGAAGCACTGTTACTTATGCTACACAGTCTAAAGTTGATATGTTAGGAGTTGACCCAGCAATTATAGAAAAGTACAGCGTGGTTAGTGAACAAGTAGCACTAGAAATGGCTTCTAAAGCCCGTATAAAATTTAAGTCAGATTATGCAGTGGCTACTACAGGAAACGCTGGACCTACTCAAGGTGATAGTGATGCACCTGTAGGAACAGTCTATATAGGGATAGCAACACCAGAAAAAGCTTATGCTCTACGATTTATGATGGGTAATCATCGAGAAAGAGTAGTTCAAAAAACAATCAATAAAGCATTAGAGCTATTGCAAAAAGAGCTGATAGGTCAGTAA